From the genome of Sporomusa sphaeroides DSM 2875:
CTGTTGCACTGTCGGCGATAGACGGCCCTACCTTTGTCGGCGGGGAATCGGGGAATCCGGTAATATTCACCATGCCGCCCATAGACTGGGCAACAACATCATAGGCCGCCCGGTGCGATAACGGTCCATATTGACCAAAGCCGGAGCCGGAAGCATAAACAATACGGGGGTTCATTGCCCGTAAGCTTTCATAATCAATACCCAATTTTTTGGTTACACCCACACGATAGTTCTCAACAACAACATCCGCAGCTTTTACCATTTTGAAGAAGAGCTCTTTTCCTTCCTCAGCCTTTAAATTCAGCGTAACTCCCTTTTTATTCCGATTTAAAAAAGCAAAATAACCGCTTTCTCCGCTGTTTTTATCAATTGGCCCCCAATTTCTCACCTGATCGCCGCAGAGAGGTTCAATTTTAATTACCTCGGCGCCGTTATCCGCCAATAAGGCAGTACAAAACGGACCATTATAGGCATGGGTCAAATCCAATACCTTAAGTCCTTCCAGAGCCTTCATACGTCATCCCTCCTCCTATTACTGACTACCTTGCCGTTGCCTGAGTATAGCCAATATTATAGCATTCCAGGTTTTTCGGGCTATTGAAGCCCTTTTTTTCAAAATACTCATTAAGTCCCTTGCCAAACTTTTCCGGGTCAATCAAGCCGGTGGCCTTCATCATGGCACCTAACATGACCAAGTTAGCGGCGCGGCTGTTCTCCAGGCTGCTTGCCTGACTGGTGGCATCAATGGTGAATACCTTGACATTTTTGGGATATTCCCGTTCTTCCACAAGTGAGCTGTTGACAATGACATAGCCGCCGTCACGCACATCGCCGATGAACTTTTCATAAGATGGTTCGTTCATAACCACCAAAATATCCAGCTTGGTGGGATAGGGGCTGCCTATCTCCTCGTCCGAAACTACCACACTGCAGCTGGCGGTGCCGCCGCGCATTTCAGCGCCATAGGATGACGTCCAGCTTACATTTTTACCGTCACGAGCGGCAATATCGATTAAAATCTTTCCGGCGGTCAAAATGCCCTGTCCGCCGAATCCGGCAAGAATGATGTCTGCCATTACTTGGCACCTCCTCTGTCAACATAGGTTCCCAGGGGGAATACCTTCTCTGTTTCGTTTTTAACTTTCTCAGCAGCCTCAACCGGTGTCATCTTCCAGTTGGTGGGACAGTTGGAAAGTATCTCGATGAGCGAAAAGCCCTTCTTGTCACGTTGATTCTCCAGCCCGCGCTTAATCATACGCTTGGTTTGGTCAACATGCTTGGCATCATACAAAGCTCCCCTGGCAACATATTCAACATCAAAATTCTTGAATACATTGAGCATGTCGACAGGCTGTCCGGCTTGTTCTTTGGTTCGCCCTTTTTTGGAGCTAAGCGTCTTATCGCCTATGAGGGTGGTAGCAAGACACAGCTGGCCGCCGGTCATACCAAAGATACCGTTATTGACAACAATCATGGTTATCGGAATATCGCGGATGGCAGTATAGCAGGTCTCAGCCAGACCGATAACATAGGAGGAGCCGTCCCCGGCATGAACATATACGGTTTTATCAGGACGAACCTTTTTTACGCCGGTAGCCACCGCTGCACAACGTCCGTGCGGGCCGGCAATAGCGTCAAAGTCTAATGCTTCCAGCGACCAGTAGGAACAGGCTATATCCACTACACTGATTGTGTCATCTGCCATGCCGAGTTCTTCCAGGCATTCGGCAATCAGCCGCTGGATAACGCCATGGCCGCAGCCGCCGCAATAGCCGACAGGTTTGATAATGGATACAGGTTTTTCAAGTTTTGCCATCTTACAGCACCTCCACGGGCTTAACTTTTCCAGCCAGGATCTGTTTGCAGTCTTCAATAAGGCCCTCAGCGGTAGGAACACGAACACCTGTTAAATGACCATACAGAGGTTTGCTGTGCTTACAGGCAAGCAGTATGTCCTCACCCATCTGGGTAGAAAGGCTCATCTCCACTGTCACATACCCTTTCACACAATCCGGCATTTTCTCAAACGCCTTGCGCGGATACGGCCATACGGAAATGGGACGAAGCAGCCCCAGCTTCAAGCCTTCCTTGCGCGCCTGCCGCACAGCGGATTTGCAAACACGGGAGGAAATGCCATAGGCGACAAGCACCAGCTCAGCGTCATCGGTCATGACTTCTTCCCAGCGTTGTTCGTTTTCAAACATGGCAACAAACTTCTCTTTCATTATGGTGTCAGCAGCTTCGCGCCCAATAGTGCGGTCAAGGTTGGTGACCTTATTTTTCTTTACGCCCCGCGGTTTGCCGGTCAGCGTCCAGTCAAATTTGTCCTTATCATGCTCATAGGTTGGCGGCAGTGTACATTTTTCAATCATCTGACTGATAGCACCATCGCTTAAGATGATAACAACATTGCGGTACTTTTCCGCCAGGTGAAATGCTTCATAAGTAAGCGCTGCACATTCACTCACAGAGGCCGGAGCCAGTACAATTTGCCGGCTGTCGCCATGGCCGCCGCCACGCACCGCTTGCCAGTAGGAGTCCTGTCCTTCGGTAATTTCGCCGTCACCCAGGCCATAACGCATGACGTCTACGATAACGGCAGGCAGATTATAGGAAGAGAGATAGGAAATGCCCTCCTGTTTCAGATCATAGCCAGGGCCGGAAGAGCTGGACATACAGCGCGCACCGGCTGCTGCCGCACCCCAGAGCATGCTCATACTGGCAATTTCATTTTCGCCCTGAATGAAGGTGCCTCCCCACTTTTCCATGTTGCTTGCCATATATTCCAAAATCTCGTTTTGCGGCGTAATGGGATAACCTGCATAGAAACGACAGCCTGCTCTAAGCGCAGCTTCGGCTATAGCCTCATTGCCTTTCATCAACATATAATCTGAATGCAATTGAATTCTCCTCTCCAAATAAATTATTCAATAGTAAAGACATAGTCCGGACAGACCTTGTAGCACATACCGCAGCCGATACATAGCTCTTCGTCCACAGTTATAATCTCATATCCCTTTTTATTGACTTGCTCTAAGGGAATAATTGCTTGCTTAGGACAGTTGCCCACGCATAATCTGCAACCTTTACATAGTTCGATAGTTAATCTTGCTTTAGCCATCACTGCACTCCTTCCAATTTCATTATTTCGAAATGATTTTTACATATTTTGAAACGTTATATAGTTATTTTGAAACGCAATTTAATAATACACTGATTTTAATTAAAAGTAAATATGGTTATTTTAAAATTCATATAATTGTACTTTCTTTTTGAAAATAATACATGATACAATGTACATGTTATTATTCATGGAATACATGGCTCATTTGACAATGAAAATACATAAATTGTATAATGTTTAAAAAGTCATATAAATTCATGTGACATGGTGAGGAGATAGTAAAATGCAAATGCCACTGAATGATACTAAAATGGGGTCAGTACAGGCCATTGACCGTGCGTTGCTAGTGCTAGAAACCATTGCCCAAAATGGAACCCTCAGTATAAATGATTTACACAACAAACTTGGCTTAAATAAAGCCTCACTTTCACGTATTGCCTCCACACTATACAGCAATGGATATCTGAACAGAGATACTAAAACGGGAGACTTCTCTTTATCCTTACGGGCCTTTGAGGTTGGAGTGCAAGCAGTACGCAATCTGGACTATATCAATTTAATTAAAAGTGGGTTAGCTGAACTATCTTCGAGTTTAAAGATTATCGCTCAATTTTCTATAGAAGATCATAATGAACTTCTTTGCCTGGAAAGCTTTGACCAACAAAATACCGGCTTTTCAATTTATACACGGGTTGGGCAGCGTTCGCCGCTGTATTCCACAAGCGCCGGCAAGGCAATTTTAAGCACCTATTCTAATGAGGAAATCATTGATAAGTGGGAAAAAATGGACGTTAAACCATTGACCTCTAATACCATCACAGACATAGAAACCCTGCTGAAGGATATTGCCCTGATACGCCAGCGCAATTATGCATTAGACCTGGAAGAAAATGAACATGGGTTGTTCTGCGTTGGAACAGTACTTTTAAATTACAATCGCAAGCCTATTGGCGCTGTAAGCCTGTCTGCAAATTCCATGACGAAAGAGGAACAGCTTCGCTACAGTGAGGCCTTGCTGCAACGTGTGCACCGCTTGTCCACTATGCTTGGCTACACACCTATAAATACATAAACAAGATAAAACCCACCAGGACTCCGTAAGATCGAAGTCCGGGTGGGTTTTATCTTGCTTAAATCCATAATATTTCAAAATATCGCGTCATCAGAGGACAAGCTTCGAGAACGAAACATAATTTACAAATATTACCTTATATGCCTCTTTGAATTTTTTTCCAGATTAATTATAATTGATTTGGAATCCATTATACTAAGGAGGGGTCCTAATTGAACCGGAAAACTTATTGTTTGCTCGCGATCATCTGCTTGCTGGTATTTAGTCTGCAAGCCGTATGTTTCGCAGAAGCACCTGCCAGGCTCCCGAACGTTAAGATTCTTGCCACCGGCGGCACCATTGCCGGCTCTGGCGCAACCAGCACTACGACGGTAGGTTACACTGCTGCGGTAGCACCTGTTGATGCTTTGATCAACAATGTACCTGAGTTAAAAAAGATTGCGAATGTCAGCGGCGAACAGGTAGCCCAAATTGCCAGCGAAAACATGACCAATGAAGTTTGGCTTACTCTTGCTAAACGTGTTAATCAGTTACTTGCTCAAGATGATGTAGACGGCATTGTCATTACTCACGGTACCGATACATTAGAAGAAACGGCCTATTTCCTTAACTTAGTCGTAAAAAGCAATAAACCGGTGGTTGTTGTGGGTTCCATGCGTCCGCCCACAGCTATGAGCGCCGACGGCATGCTCAACCTCTACCGTGCTACCATTCTTGCAGGCAGCAAAGAAGCGGTTGGCAAAGGTGTTCTGGTTATGCTGAACGATACCATTCATGCCAGTCGGGATGTAACCAAAACAATTACTGACCGCGTCGATACCTTTAGAGCTCCGGAAATCGGCCCCCTTGGCTTCTTCACCGGGGATAAGCCGGAATTTTACCGGGCTCCGTTACGCAAGCACACTACTGATACCGAATTTGATATCAGCAGACTAAATGCTCTGCCACGGGTTGATATTGTTTACCACTATGCCAACAATACCGGCGTTGTGATAGAAGCTCTCACCCAGGCAGGCGTAAAGGGCATTGTCCATGCCGGTACCGGTAACGGCAGCATTGGCAAAGCCGAGTATCCGGCCATTGAAGCCGCCCAGAAAAAAGGCGTAGTCATCGTTAGAAGCGCCCGTGTCGGCAACGGTATTGTTGCCCGTAACGGTGAAGCCAATGATGACAAATACAATTTTGTCGCCGGCGACAACCTGAACCCGCAGAAAGCCCGCATCCTTTTAATGCTGGCACTAACCAAGACCAATAACCCGCAAGACATTCAAAGAATGTTCCGGGAATATTAAAAAACGGCAAGAGCTCCGGATAACCCGGAGCTCTTGCCGTTTTTTGAACCATTCATCACTATGCCTGCTTTTTATTGCGGAACTGAACGGGCGTCATACCGAATTTTTCCTTGAAAAGTCTGTTGAAATGCTCCACATTGGGATAACCCACGCTGTCGGCAATGGTCTCAACCGTCATGTTGCCGTTTTTGAGCAGGGTACAGGCCTTTTTCATACGGACATTTCTTACAATTCCACCAAAAGTGTCCCCTGATTTCTCTTTGATATATTTAGACAAATAGGGAGGAGTCAGGTGCATATGGCGGGAAAGCTCCTCCAAAGTGACTGTTAAGTAATTGGTCTGGACATAATTCATGATTTCATCAATTCTCTCATCCCGGGACTTGCCTTCGTCCTGTATTTCCTCCAGGCGATTGACGGCCACCACCAGGGCGTTAATCGAGGATTTGATTATGTCATCGTCAATGCCGACACCCCAATATAGTTTGTTGCGATAGCTAACGCCAACATAGGACACTGCTTTCGAGGAGGAACCGCGGGAAAGGGCATGCTCTTCGTAAACCGTCAATTCATAGTGAATGTCAAAGTGTTGTTTAAGTGCATTACTGACGGCATCCAAACGCCCGTTGCCATGGCCGGCAATGGTTCTGACCTGGCCGTTATGCCGGATGCTGATCTGGGCCACAATACCGTCAAGTTGTTTGAAGTAGCATTCGTCAACAGAAAACCAGGGTGTATTATTTATATATTTATCCTCAAATATCTGATATACCCACTGCGGTGATAACTCCTTATGCTCACGGTCGGAAACATCCTTGACGGCATAGCCGACTTCTTCCTTCATCTGCGCGGGAATGCTCATGCCGTAATGCTGTTTGAGTATATAGCCGACGCCGCCTTTGCCTGACTGACTGTTAATCCGGATGACATCCGAATCATACTGCCGTCCCACATCCTTCGGGTCGATGGGGAGATAAGGAACCGACCAGGCAGCACTGCTTTTTTCCTCGCGATGCTGCATACCCTTGGCAATAGCATCCTGGTGTGAACCGGAAAAAGCAGTGAATACCAGTTCGCCGGCATACGGCTGGCGGGCAGGTACCTGCATTCTGGTCAACAGCTCATACTTCTGGCATATTTCCGGCATATTGCTGAAGTCCAGCCCGGGGTCAACACCATGGGAGAAGAGATTCATCGCCAGGGTGATAATATCCACATTGCCTGTTCTCTCGCCGTTGCCAAACAGGGTTCCCTCAATTCTTTCAGCGCCCGCAAGCAGGCCGAATTCAGCGTCGCATACGCCGCAGCCCCTGTCATTGTGAGGATGCAGACACAAAATAACGGCATCCCGGTATTTAAGGTGCTTGTTCATGAATTCCACCTGTCCGGCAAATACGTGCGGCATGGCATTCTCCACCGTTGTGGGCAGATTGATGATAGCCTTCCTGGCAGGTGTCGGCTGCCACACATCCAATACGGCATTGCATATTTCGAGGGCGTAGTCCACTTCTGTCCCGGGAAAGCTCTCCGGACTGTACTGAAAAGAAAAGTTGCCGGTTGTTTCATTAGCCAACTGCTTCAATAATGCTGCGCCGTCAACCGCAATCTGTTTGATCTCTTCCTTGCTTTTGCCGAATACCTGCTCCCGCTGGGCGACAGAAGTGGAGTTATACAGATGAATTACCGCATGCGGCGCACCCTTAACCGCTTCAAAGGTTTTTCTGATAATATGCTCCCGCGCCTGGGTCAGCACCTGGATGGTGACATCAGCGGGAATCATATTTTTCTCAATTAATGTCCTGATAAAGTTGTATTCGGTCTCCGATGCTGCCGGGAAGCCCACCTCTATTTCCTTAAAGCCAATCTTAACCAGCATGGCAAAAAACTCTAATTTCTCTTCCAGGCTCATCGGTTCAATCAGCGCCTGGTTCCCGTCCCGCAAATCAACACTGCACCAGCTTGGCGGTTTATCGATATGATCTTTTTTTACCCAGTCATAGGATACTACTGGCGGCATAAAATAAGCCCGCTCATACTTTTGAAAATTTTTCATTATATATCCTCCATTCTGATGCGGCATACGCAAAAAGAGCTTTCGTCTCATAATCATAACGATTATAGAGACGAAAGCTCACAGCTTCCGCGGTACCACTCTACTTCATGCGTAACACACTCTTATCGGCACATTTCATGCCTATCCCGGTAACGGTGGATACCGTCACAGCCTACTCAATTTTCAGCCGGAAGCTCCCAGGCGAGTTCACCGCATTGCTCATACTGTTTCGCATCAACCAACAGCTTTCTGAAATCACGTTGCGACTACTGTTCCTTTTCATAGCTTTTCAAAAGGGTTTATGTACTTGTTATCATACTTGATTACTAATTGAATAATATCACACCTGATTAAGTTTGTGCAGTGATAAATTTAATCAGTTTTATTGATGTTATTTAACATTTTCTCCATATTATATCTGAAAAACGGCACCGCACTTTACATTTTTTCTATTATTACAGGACTTATGTATCAATACCATAGGCAAAACAGAGAACAGGATTTTGTATTACAATTTGATTAAAGAAGCAAAATGAGCGTCCCTTCGCTTCTTTATGTTATCTTTGTCGTTCAAAATC
Proteins encoded in this window:
- a CDS encoding 2-oxoacid:acceptor oxidoreductase family protein produces the protein MADIILAGFGGQGILTAGKILIDIAARDGKNVSWTSSYGAEMRGGTASCSVVVSDEEIGSPYPTKLDILVVMNEPSYEKFIGDVRDGGYVIVNSSLVEEREYPKNVKVFTIDATSQASSLENSRAANLVMLGAMMKATGLIDPEKFGKGLNEYFEKKGFNSPKNLECYNIGYTQATAR
- a CDS encoding thiamine pyrophosphate-dependent enzyme, which codes for MAKLEKPVSIIKPVGYCGGCGHGVIQRLIAECLEELGMADDTISVVDIACSYWSLEALDFDAIAGPHGRCAAVATGVKKVRPDKTVYVHAGDGSSYVIGLAETCYTAIRDIPITMIVVNNGIFGMTGGQLCLATTLIGDKTLSSKKGRTKEQAGQPVDMLNVFKNFDVEYVARGALYDAKHVDQTKRMIKRGLENQRDKKGFSLIEILSNCPTNWKMTPVEAAEKVKNETEKVFPLGTYVDRGGAK
- the vorB gene encoding 3-methyl-2-oxobutanoate dehydrogenase subunit VorB encodes the protein MHSDYMLMKGNEAIAEAALRAGCRFYAGYPITPQNEILEYMASNMEKWGGTFIQGENEIASMSMLWGAAAAGARCMSSSSGPGYDLKQEGISYLSSYNLPAVIVDVMRYGLGDGEITEGQDSYWQAVRGGGHGDSRQIVLAPASVSECAALTYEAFHLAEKYRNVVIILSDGAISQMIEKCTLPPTYEHDKDKFDWTLTGKPRGVKKNKVTNLDRTIGREAADTIMKEKFVAMFENEQRWEEVMTDDAELVLVAYGISSRVCKSAVRQARKEGLKLGLLRPISVWPYPRKAFEKMPDCVKGYVTVEMSLSTQMGEDILLACKHSKPLYGHLTGVRVPTAEGLIEDCKQILAGKVKPVEVL
- a CDS encoding 4Fe-4S binding protein, which translates into the protein MAKARLTIELCKGCRLCVGNCPKQAIIPLEQVNKKGYEIITVDEELCIGCGMCYKVCPDYVFTIE
- a CDS encoding IclR family transcriptional regulator, with translation MQMPLNDTKMGSVQAIDRALLVLETIAQNGTLSINDLHNKLGLNKASLSRIASTLYSNGYLNRDTKTGDFSLSLRAFEVGVQAVRNLDYINLIKSGLAELSSSLKIIAQFSIEDHNELLCLESFDQQNTGFSIYTRVGQRSPLYSTSAGKAILSTYSNEEIIDKWEKMDVKPLTSNTITDIETLLKDIALIRQRNYALDLEENEHGLFCVGTVLLNYNRKPIGAVSLSANSMTKEEQLRYSEALLQRVHRLSTMLGYTPINT
- a CDS encoding type II asparaginase; the encoded protein is MNRKTYCLLAIICLLVFSLQAVCFAEAPARLPNVKILATGGTIAGSGATSTTTVGYTAAVAPVDALINNVPELKKIANVSGEQVAQIASENMTNEVWLTLAKRVNQLLAQDDVDGIVITHGTDTLEETAYFLNLVVKSNKPVVVVGSMRPPTAMSADGMLNLYRATILAGSKEAVGKGVLVMLNDTIHASRDVTKTITDRVDTFRAPEIGPLGFFTGDKPEFYRAPLRKHTTDTEFDISRLNALPRVDIVYHYANNTGVVIEALTQAGVKGIVHAGTGNGSIGKAEYPAIEAAQKKGVVIVRSARVGNGIVARNGEANDDKYNFVAGDNLNPQKARILLMLALTKTNNPQDIQRMFREY
- a CDS encoding AraC family transcriptional regulator — protein: MNYVQTNYLTVTLEELSRHMHLTPPYLSKYIKEKSGDTFGGIVRNVRMKKACTLLKNGNMTVETIADSVGYPNVEHFNRLFKEKFGMTPVQFRNKKQA